In a single window of the Candidatus Poribacteria bacterium genome:
- a CDS encoding isochorismatase family protein: MLFNVLSQTFSATTNLSLSTRRQEARTVGRNGWRVIEEEINWNTAETAIVVVDMWNEHWSWGATERVNVMAPRMNIVLDRARERGIQIIHAPSDTMDFYEAHPARRAVLELPHADTPPERELPDPPLPVDASDGGSDTGETDGYKAWHRQHPAIEISDIDAISDDGQEVYNLLDHKGIKNIIFMGVHTNMCVLGRSFAIKQMVRWGCNAVLARDLTDAMYNPFKPPYVSHEEGTQLIIEYIEKFWCPTILSGDLTTPKV, encoded by the coding sequence ATGTTGTTTAATGTATTAAGCCAAACCTTTTCAGCAACGACAAACCTATCGCTCTCAACCCGCCGACAGGAAGCGCGGACAGTCGGCAGAAACGGTTGGCGTGTCATTGAAGAAGAGATTAACTGGAATACCGCTGAAACCGCTATCGTTGTCGTTGATATGTGGAACGAACACTGGTCATGGGGCGCGACAGAACGGGTGAACGTGATGGCACCGCGGATGAACATCGTTCTGGATCGAGCGCGAGAACGCGGCATACAAATTATCCATGCGCCGTCCGACACAATGGACTTCTACGAAGCGCATCCAGCGCGCCGTGCCGTTTTGGAGCTACCGCACGCTGATACTCCTCCCGAACGTGAACTCCCCGATCCACCCTTACCCGTTGATGCCTCGGATGGCGGCTCAGATACCGGCGAAACTGATGGCTACAAAGCGTGGCACCGTCAGCATCCAGCCATTGAAATCTCTGATATAGATGCCATCAGTGACGACGGGCAGGAGGTCTACAACCTACTGGATCACAAAGGTATTAAAAATATTATCTTCATGGGCGTTCACACCAATATGTGCGTTCTCGGACGTTCCTTCGCTATTAAACAGATGGTCCGTTGGGGGTGCAACGCCGTTCTTGCACGCGACCTCACCGATGCGATGTACAACCCGTTCAAGCCGCCTTACGTCAGCCATGAGGAAGGGACGCAGCTCATTATTGAATATATTGAGAAATTCTGGTGTCCTACAATCCTGAGCGGTGATTTGACGACTCCTAAGGTTTGA
- the rimI gene encoding ribosomal-protein-alanine N-acetyltransferase, whose protein sequence is MRTQNLLPNLTFESMRSCDLQEVLKIENECFENPWSETYYTLSLKRPRSYEHFYVARHENTIVGYIVFSILHEEAHILNLAVPVVYRRQGIAKYLLTSALKMIQAQDGHEVFLEVAVSNLPAQYLYRQFGFRICGIRKNYYGRYKDAYVFRKGVEIHVV, encoded by the coding sequence ATGAGAACCCAAAACCTGCTTCCAAACCTCACCTTTGAATCGATGCGCTCGTGTGATCTACAGGAGGTCCTGAAAATCGAAAACGAGTGCTTTGAGAATCCGTGGAGTGAAACCTACTACACGCTGTCTCTGAAGCGACCTCGGTCGTATGAACACTTTTATGTGGCTCGTCACGAGAACACCATCGTCGGTTACATTGTGTTCAGTATCCTTCATGAAGAGGCGCATATCCTGAACCTCGCAGTACCAGTTGTCTATCGGCGACAGGGCATCGCCAAATACTTGCTCACTTCAGCCCTAAAAATGATACAGGCACAAGATGGGCACGAGGTCTTTCTGGAGGTCGCTGTTAGCAATCTACCCGCTCAGTATCTCTACCGGCAGTTCGGGTTCCGCATCTGTGGCATCCGAAAAAACTACTACGGGCGCTATAAAGACGCTTATGTTTTCCGAAAAGGAGTAGAAATTCATGTTGTTTAA
- a CDS encoding PLP-dependent aminotransferase family protein, producing the protein MESAKNKEYTMKDFGFTGGRPDPYTFPTEGLIAASEKALRKLGGDLVNYPGESGYQGLRELASMRFERREGIPLPIDNISITSGSMQALELVLGTLINPGDTVLTEEYTYSGTLGIMRHFKANIVGVPMDYTDGMNMDALEAKLGELKRQNIRPSFIYTTSNHQNPTGAILSLERRHRMLALAEEYDTLIVEDDCYGDIDFTSTPTPASLFKLDISNRVIFIATFSKILGAGVRQGYFVAREPYWGQIHQNRWDGGTSALASAIVAEFFMEHLEAHLVKTNAAVGAKCRAVVETLEKHVSDLCTWTHPRGGLFLWIDLPETTDLNKLQELASAKGVGYSNGSAFHYASDPVKAIRLAYAYCHVDDIPEGITYLCEAIREAQVTSADVAAGD; encoded by the coding sequence ATGGAATCTGCCAAGAACAAGGAGTATACTATGAAAGATTTTGGTTTTACAGGCGGGCGTCCGGATCCATATACATTCCCGACGGAAGGGTTAATTGCCGCGAGTGAAAAGGCTCTCCGTAAGCTGGGCGGTGATCTGGTTAACTATCCGGGCGAATCGGGCTATCAGGGATTACGAGAACTGGCATCAATGCGATTTGAGAGACGTGAAGGTATCCCACTGCCGATAGATAACATCTCAATTACCTCAGGCTCCATGCAGGCACTGGAATTGGTATTAGGGACGTTGATTAATCCTGGGGACACGGTATTAACAGAAGAATATACTTATAGTGGCACCTTAGGTATCATGCGGCACTTCAAGGCGAATATCGTCGGTGTGCCGATGGACTATACCGACGGCATGAATATGGATGCCCTGGAAGCGAAACTTGGGGAACTCAAACGCCAGAATATCCGTCCATCGTTCATCTATACGACATCGAACCATCAGAACCCGACAGGTGCGATTCTCTCACTTGAGCGTCGTCATCGGATGTTAGCCTTAGCGGAAGAATACGACACACTCATCGTCGAAGATGATTGCTACGGCGACATTGACTTTACATCGACACCGACACCAGCTTCGCTTTTTAAGTTAGATATCTCCAATCGGGTGATCTTTATTGCGACTTTCTCTAAGATTTTAGGGGCAGGTGTTCGTCAAGGGTATTTTGTTGCGAGAGAACCCTATTGGGGACAAATCCACCAGAACCGCTGGGACGGTGGGACGAGTGCATTGGCGAGTGCAATCGTTGCTGAATTTTTCATGGAGCACTTGGAAGCCCACCTCGTGAAAACGAATGCGGCGGTGGGAGCGAAATGTCGCGCAGTGGTGGAGACGCTTGAGAAGCACGTCAGCGACCTCTGTACATGGACACATCCCCGTGGTGGACTCTTCCTATGGATAGATCTACCGGAGACTACGGATCTCAACAAGTTACAGGAACTTGCCTCGGCAAAAGGGGTCGGATATAGTAATGGAAGTGCTTTCCATTACGCGAGCGATCCGGTGAAAGCGATCCGGTTGGCGTATGCTTACTGCCACGTGGA